TTCTAGGCTTCCCTGGAAGttgctgagggtgaccttgaacttctgagcctgcCTCCACCTTGACTACTAGGATTGCAGGTGTTCGTCCCCTTGCTAATTCATGCAGAGCTGAAGATCAAAGGCTTCGTGCATGCTAAGCGCAAGCACTCTAACTTAGCCACACCCCCAGGCCCAAAGTGCGCATTTCTGAGAGAAATCAGTTGCTCCACCCTGTCAGACTCTGGACCCACAAACTACTTTTCAGCTTTCCCTAGTCAGCTAGGCCTCCACCTCTACCCCTCAAATCACTGACCccaggacagaagagaagcacaAGGTTGAAAACATTTATCCAACAGGGAAAATACTTCATATGGGAGCAGTGGCTCCCGCTTCTTGCTTCAAAGTTCTCCTCTGAGGCTGGTCGTCCCTGCCGAGTAGACTGGGGCGCACCCTTCACCCCAGGTGTGTTCAGGCCTGAGCTGGTTGGACGGGTCTGCTTCAGTAGATATAGGGTATGATTCGGTAAGGCACACGCTTGCAGTACTCCTGCCAGGCGCGGCCATACTTCCGGAGACACTGCTGCTCATCTCGGGCCTCCCGGTGCACCAGCAACGCAGTGAAGTAGAGGAGGTAGAAGTAAGGTAGCAGGTGGGATACCCCTGTGGGGAAGGGGGGCTTTCTCATCTAAAGGCACACAAGGTGTCAGGTTCAGCAGTCAAAGGCCCAGGGTGCACGGTGGGGCACTAGGTCCATCTCCAGCCACTGAGTATTCTACCTGGCACACCAGACTGAGCCTCCTGTCACCACACCTGGTCATCCCCAGACCTACTCACCACAGGGCAAGGACCAGGCCAGAGCCATGATGAGGTCTCCCAGGTAGTTGGGGTGACGAACCATACCCCACCACCCGGATACCAGCAGGTGCCGCCCTGTGGCTGTAGGGATGGTTTCGAGACCTGGAGAAAGACAGCCAATGAGACAGGGAACCACAAAGCCCCGCCCCTTCATCTCCCCCAGTCTCCCGCAGAAGCAGCTTACCAGCCACACTTGGGTCAGAAGGATTCTTCCTGAATGTGTTTTTCTGGGAGTTAGCTCCACGGAAGATGTAGTAACCAATAGCTGAGGGAAAGTATGATCAGGTAGTGAGGTGGAAGTTCAAGCCTTCAGCCTAGCCCTGACCACAAGCCTGTCCAAATCCCAGGCTCTGTTAGGACACTCAGGAGCCAGCTCCCGCTTTGGAGGAGCATCAAAGCCTGGACCATACCTGATGGGTAGTGAATAAAGGGTGAATGAAAGGGGGTGGGGATTAAGGCCCTCCTACTGACCCTTAATGAGGCAGATGAGCGAGGCCATGGGCAACCCCAGAGGCTGTGGATGGTGCAGCAGGAACTGGGTCTGCAGGCTGTAGGTAAAGGGTACCCAGGCTAGGTCTCCAAAGACCAACATGAAGCCAAATCCATCGTGTATTATGTCCATGGTGGTGAGGACAGACTCCTGCAGGGACAGGACCCAGAAACACTGGCTTAGTCCAGATGACATCCTCAGGATCCCTTGCTTGCCTCCCCTGCCCAATCCAGCCTCACCTCATACCAGAGGGCATCACCCACATACAGCAACTGGAAGCCATTGACCAGCCACATGGCCAGGGAAGGACTCCCCCGCAGCTCTGCCTCTCGCACCAGCAGGGCCAGGTTAATGAAGACCTGAGGGGGTTGGGGACAGGGCCATCAGCTCCGGTGGGGGCTTCAGAGTGGGACAGCATCaacctctccccttctctcagcCGTCAGTTCACATGTTGAATGGACGCAGGTCGAAACTGCCTATACTTAGAACTCCCGCTTTTGAATCTGAGCTTTGCCACTGGTGCCGAGTGTGTATCCCTGATAAAGCTCACTGTCCACTGCCATGTGAAAAATGGGGATAAGGGCCCTGCCTTGGGCTGCTCTTTAAAGAATTATACAATGCCCGCAGAGCTAAGGATTAGCTTGTGAACTTGCACTTGCACCCTCGTTTTAATAGCTCCAGTGGACTGGGTAGTGCAGCTTCTTCAGTAACACTGACGTGGACTTTCATTAAGGGTacctctaataaaaaaaaaaaaaaaggcacttgggaggcaggggcaggcagatctctgtgtttgaagccagagtgtgttccaggacacccagaactgtgacatagagaaaccctgtctgggaggGGGGGCTAGAGGGGTAGTCTCTCTAAGTAGCcttgattggcctggaactcacagagatctgcatgccgctgcctcccagtgctggcattaaaggtgtgcgccaccacccccagccctcacagTAATTTTAGAAGAACACTTCATTCCACCCTGTTTCTCCAGTGAGAAAGTAACCTCAGAGTCTGGTGTGTATGTGGGCAGGTCAGTCTCCAGGTCTGTGGTGGGACCAGGCCTGGTGGATTACAGTGACTGTACTGAGCTGTAGCTGAGAGAAGCAGAAAAGGCCTGgattttgagactagcctgggctatcctagtgagacctgtttcaaaaccaaaccaaacccaaactcaGATTCATAGAGGGATCTTGGCTCCTGCCTCTGTGTAAGATCTGCAAGGTGAAAACAGGGCCTTGCCTGAGTCTCTCTGGAATCCCCACCATCGTCCATGTATGTATGATCCTACCCAAGAACAGCTGGTGTGTGGCCAAGGCCACCAATGGCAGGCAAGTTGTTAAATCCGACAGTCCACTGGAGGCACCCAGCTGCCTGGCCCTCCCTTCAGTGCTTGGTCATTGTCTTTGGAGTCCGTTTTGTATCTGACCACTGCGTCCAAAGCTTTATGTGCTCTCCCAGCTCCCTgcctgcttccccccccccacacacacacacaagaatctgCTGTCACTGTCATGCTGTATATATTTAGTTTTGTAGTGCTGGGTTGGAATCAAGGGCTTTTTGTGTGGTAGCCAAATGCTCtctacctaatttttttttttaagatttggtaTTAAGACCCCACTGGGTGACTTCCATGGCAGAGCAACATATTGGCAAGTGAATGAATGATGACTGCTGTCCACCCAACAATGCTAGCCCACCCTACCCTTCGCTTGGCCCAAGACCAGCATAGTTAAATACACACGCCCAGCATGCCCAGCATACCCAGCCGATGAGGCCAGGTCTCAGCTCACAGAAATATTTGAAGTCAAAGGAACCAAGGCGAGGGTTCAGCTCCCGTCCCAGAAAGAAATCGTAAACGGAATTTCCTGGGGGGGATAATAGAGAGTGAAGGCACAGGCAGGCATCCCGTCTGCCTCACCCCTACCTCACTGGGACCCTTCTCACCTGAGTTTCCTCCAGGTGCCAGGGCCGAGTCGGGAGCTGCCAAAGCCTTCGCATAGAGAAGGAGGCTGGAGATGAAGCTGGTGAGGGTGGTCGCGAAGGCCAAGGGCAGGAGCATCTCAGGGAGTGCCCCCAGGGGCAGCCCAGCTGGCAACCCCAGCCCCACCAACAGGGCTGTTAGCACCAGAGCCTGGAAGCCTGAAccacacagagtgagttctgggattgcatcTGTCCACAGCTACCACAGCACAGGGTAAGCCCGGGGGTTGCATActtacacacgcgcgcgcgcgcgcgcgcacacacacacacacacacacacacacacacacacacacacacacacagattcccaTAGGGGAGTGTGTCATCAGAACTAGTCCACGCAACTCCCGCTGGACTTGGAACCCACCCCAACCCATGTAACTCAGATTCAGTGATGGGGAGGGGAAGCCCCAGGCACCATTAATAGGGTAGCGCAGGCGACTCTTGTCCTTTAGTTCCAGCCCTTCGGCCACCTACGAGTATAGGGAAGGTCTTGTAAGGGTTGGGGAGGCCTTCCCCCTGGTCGAgccctctctgtcccctcctccccagtgttaAAACAGAGCGCACACCTTGCGCGCGGGCAGCAGGTAGAGCGCCACCTGTAGGCCGAGCCACATGAACAATAGCAATAGAGCCCATGGACTCCACAGCTCCTCCAGCCCCGGCAGGTAAGCGGGTGGGCCCAGGAGCCGCGCCGGGCCCGATCGGGCCGCCAGGAGCAGAtggaacatggtggcaggcagcaggaCCATCATCGCTGTGACGCCTGGGGAGAGAGCCAGTGTCGCGTGACCGCTCTCCCAAGTCCACAGGCACCATGGGTCACCTGCCTGCTTAGCAGGTTCCCAGCGCCATACTCCTACCTTAATTTTCATCTTAGTCCTCCCAAAGACCATCCTCCTGCTCTTCCAACTGTCTCCCATTCCAGAAACCCCCTGTGTACAGCTGCCAGCATCCGTCCATCCTCTCCTGCAGACACTCTGGCACCCGCGCACCccgatctttctgcctccagatttccCAAAAGCCTTCTAGCTTTTCCGTAAGTAGCATCGGCCCAGCTTCCACACCCAATCTTCCCATTTACCCAATGGCCCCCCGAATTCCAGTGGGGCCTGGGAGGCCTCACGAGAAGTCATGATCGCTGCTTTGCCGGGGAGCGATGGTTCACAAAATATCATGGGAACATATCCGGCCCCATCCTgatggcctggttaagcttctgTGTGTACATTGAGGTGAGACAGCTGCTGCTCTTGTCCAGCAATCTTTAAATGGACGCGCCCCCTGCCCATCCTGGGCCCAGCACAGCAGCCAATCAACGCTGGGAGGCGGGGCCGCGCTGTCGCCTCACGAGCGCCGACATCAGAACCCCACCCCTTGCAGGTCCCGCCCCTTCAGGCAAGAGGGAGGAGGCGGCCACACAAGTTTATTAAACGGGTCCAGACACCCGCCAGCGGGGTGAGGACAGGGCACTGTGAGGACAGGACAGGGCGATGGGGCTGCCCCGTGGCGGCTTCGGCAGGGCCTAGCCGCGCTCACAGATGACCTCGACGACACTGGGTTCCATGGGCACTGGGTCTGGGCAGCGCAGGGCAGCCGAGGCTACCACTTCGTCTAGCAGCAGGTGCACGAGCTCCTCGTCGGCCACAAAGCGCCACAGGTAGAGCTGCAGGAAGTGGCAGTCCACCTGCACCTGCTGCAGCCCGAAGCGCCCGAAGGTCCGCAGCCGCACACACTCCAGGAGCGTCTTCAGGCTAATCTTGATGATGCCAGTCAGCACCGACACCTGCAAGTGGGCACAGAGGGATGCCGCTCAGTGACTGTAGGCTTTGGGGGAGGGACATACACCTAACTTCTGAGCAGAGGCCAGGGAATACAAAGGAGGGAATAATCTACTTTGGCCACcaggaggggcaggggcagagaaGCCACAGGAAAGATCAGAGATGGGGGCAGCAGTCATGGCTGACTACGAAGCAGAAATGGATGAACGCTGTCCCTGAGCTTGGGCCACAGTGAGGCAGACATCAGTAAGTGACTGAGAACCCCTGAAGACTCAGGACTGTTTTGGAGACAAGAGTGAGAGCAAAGAATACTTGAagtctgttgcagaatattaatttaagatgtgttacatttgcctatgctgtggaatatttaatgatgcaaagatgtgttacatttgtttgattaaataaaattaacctggggtcaggaggctgagtcagcatctacctgacaggaagtggtagggcaCGGAACCATGTGTAGCTAGGCTTCCTCAGTGCTGCAGGACGACGCTGGTTTTATGGAGAGACACGAgctaggagaggaggtgagctacttgctattcagcgtctctgagtgagcagaatttcacctcaacctttgaacCCTGAGTTCTACAGAGGGACAGAAATCTACTGAACTTAATGACAAACAGCAAGAGTCACATCCGGGCTGGAGCGACAAGGTAGCTTTTCTCTGAACTACCTAGATGCCCTAGAGACAGAGACTGGATGGTCAGAGTGCCAGTCAAGCTTAGATGGGGTCCTCGGGCTCCCTAGATGGTTATGGGATCTAGGCGAGAAGGTGCTTCAGACCTTGTTGAATTCCACAGGGCTGAACACATCGATGCGTTCAGAGAACAGCTTCTGAATATTGCTCAAGAGGTTTGTGTCCATCGGAGCACTggaaggtggaggggagagaAGTCAGAGCCCACTTCACACACCCTCCCTTTTGTCTGTCTCAGGGAGGTTCCCGCCCAGCCTGACCTGGGTGTGTAGCTAGGCGCGTAGCGGCCCTGCTGCCGAGAGCTGCTGTACACAGAGAAGGTCCTTTTGCTGGAATCGCTGCTCTGGGCTTTGCGGACACCCTCTTCATACAGGAGCCCCACCTGGTGGTGAAAAGAGGTGCTGCAAGGGGAGCGTGGGACACTAGGAACAGACAATTCCCTGAGAACCATAGGTACGGTCACCACTCATACAATCAAGGGAATGGAACAAAGGCAAGGCAAGAATGAGTTTGAAACTGAATTTTCAGCCCACCCCTGCTCCAACTTTCTGGGTGACTCTGGGCCTCCACATTCCCGGAGGATGGAATGGGGATCTAGTGGCACAAGATCGGCACAGGTAGACCCCTTTTGCTTGGTCCTGAAGAGCTGTTATCCAGGGCCCCAGCATGCATCAGGGCTCCACCAGCCGGCCTAACGCAGCACCTGTACATCGATAGCTGTGGTGTCCTCTACCACACGCTTCATGACGGCACGCACGTTCCGGGGCTCCAGGGTACTGAGCCAGTCCCGCGTCTCCACACTCTTGCGTAGCATCTGGGATATGACTAGGCCCTGCACCTTCACATAGTGGGTCAGCAGTCGCCGGGCCGTCTCTCTGGCCTCCGCACACAGTGTGCTCACAGGTGTGACTGGAGACTGGTCCTAAGCCAGGAAAGTAGAGGACAATGGTTGTAGGTACTAGGCTCAGATCAGAAGCCACTGCCAGTTTGGAAGTGAGCAAATCTTGGGAAAGATGGAGGCTGGGAGGAGTGTAGACGGCCAGTCTGGTTCTGGCAACAAGAAGACATCCAGCCTCCTGTGTTCCCAGCATTAGCTCCCTTTCCCTCCTGAGACACTTCACCTGCACCAGAAACTGCTCATCCGTGAGCGTGAGGATGTAGGAAATGGTGGCCGTCTCGTAATCCAGGCAGAGGcgcgacagcagcagcagcagggcaggtggTGAGGCGCCTCCCTTTTCTCCGGGGCTGTCACAGAAGCTCTGGGCTGTCTGGCACATTGAGCGGATGAAACCCACGATGAGGCCCTCACGGACTCCCTGGCTGCAGAACTCGCCCTGTGAAAGGAGGTCCAGATCCACAACCAGTCCCCTCTCCTAGGCAGGAGAGGGTCAGCAAGGCCAGAGCATGGGGCTCCTCCTCCAAAGGACAGCCtcatcctgcctctctgccttgaGGGTGGTGGGGCTGGCGGGGGAAGGTCCCTGGTGCCCTTCTATCTTTAGCCCAGCTGCATAGCCTTTTCTCCTCCAGACTGCCTCCTGAGGACGTAAATCCATATCCAGAGCGCCTGGGAAAGGATTGTGTGGGGGCTGGTGACTTGTCCTCAGTTCCCCAAGCACTAGTAAAAGGGTGACAGAGACCCAGTCGGCAGAATGAACaaccaaaagacaaaagacagacGTACCCGGAAGTAGGGCTTGTTGGAGAAGGACACCTCCTTGGCGGTAAAAagatgcacagaggccagagaggcctTGATGTGGCTCAGAATGGAGCTGGCCACACTGGCCAGCAACTCAGCCAGGCTGGGGCCCTCCTTCCCAGCCAGGCGAGGTGCCGCCAGGGCCTGGCGCACATCCGTCAGGCAGCTCAGGAAGGCAGCCCTCAAACCCTGCAGATGGTGGCTCAGACGCTCTCGGGCCACTCGCTCCACAATCTCCGTGGCTGACTCTGAAAGCCCAGCAGCGGCTAACAGGGCCCCGGGTGCCAGCAGGCGCCGGTGGAAGCGATCTAAGGCCCGTACCAGCAGTGAGTTATCACTGCCGCCCTGCTCCTGTGCCAGCCGCCGCTCCACCAGGACAAAATAGCGGCCGCCCAGCTCCCGCGCGAAGGCTGCCAGCTTCTCTGCACCAGTGGGGCCCTGAGCGGCAAACAGCTCCTGGTAGGCTGCTGCCACCTGGCAGAGGCCACCCACGAAGCCACTGCCACCACGGTCGG
The nucleotide sequence above comes from Peromyscus maniculatus bairdii isolate BWxNUB_F1_BW_parent chromosome 1, HU_Pman_BW_mat_3.1, whole genome shotgun sequence. Encoded proteins:
- the Tm7sf2 gene encoding delta(14)-sterol reductase TM7SF2, with protein sequence MIFCEPSLPGKAAIMTSREASQAPLEFGGPLGVTAMMVLLPATMFHLLLAARSGPARLLGPPAYLPGLEELWSPWALLLLFMWLGLQVALYLLPARKVAEGLELKDKSRLRYPINGFQALVLTALLVGLGLPAGLPLGALPEMLLPLAFATTLTSFISSLLLYAKALAAPDSALAPGGNSGNSVYDFFLGRELNPRLGSFDFKYFCELRPGLIGWVFINLALLVREAELRGSPSLAMWLVNGFQLLYVGDALWYEESVLTTMDIIHDGFGFMLVFGDLAWVPFTYSLQTQFLLHHPQPLGLPMASLICLIKAIGYYIFRGANSQKNTFRKNPSDPSVAGLETIPTATGRHLLVSGWWGMVRHPNYLGDLIMALAWSLPCGVSHLLPYFYLLYFTALLVHREARDEQQCLRKYGRAWQEYCKRVPYRIIPYIY
- the Vps51 gene encoding vacuolar protein sorting-associated protein 51 homolog isoform X2, producing MDSETDMVRQIRALDSDMQTLVYENYNKFISATDTIRKMKNDFRKMEDEMDRLATNMAVITNFSARISATLQDRHERITKLAGVHALLRKLQFLFELPSRLTKCVELGAYGQAVRYQGRARAVLQQYQHLPSFRAIQDDCQVITARLAQQLRQRFREGCSGAPEQAECVELLLALGEPAEELCEEFLAHARGRLEEELSSLETELGPSPPAPDVLEFTDRGGSGFVGGLCQVAAAYQELFAAQGPTGAEKLAAFARELGGRYFVLVERRLAQEQGGSDNSLLVRALDRFHRRLLAPGALLAAAGLSESATEIVERVARERLSHHLQGLRAAFLSCLTDVRQALAAPRLAGKEGPSLAELLASVASSILSHIKASLASVHLFTAKEVSFSNKPYFRGEFCSQGVREGLIVGFIRSMCQTAQSFCDSPGEKGGASPPALLLLLSRLCLDYETATISYILTLTDEQFLVQDQSPVTPVSTLCAEARETARRLLTHYVKVQGLVISQMLRKSVETRDWLSTLEPRNVRAVMKRVVEDTTAIDVQVGLLYEEGVRKAQSSDSSKRTFSVYSSSRQQGRYAPSYTPSAPMDTNLLSNIQKLFSERIDVFSPVEFNKVSVLTGIIKISLKTLLECVRLRTFGRFGLQQVQVDCHFLQLYLWRFVADEELVHLLLDEVVASAALRCPDPVPMEPSVVEVICERG
- the Vps51 gene encoding vacuolar protein sorting-associated protein 51 homolog isoform X1, encoding MAAAAAVGPGPGDSPEGPEADAPERRRKAHGMLKLYYGLSEGEAAGHSAGPDPLDPTDLNGAHFDPEVYLDKLRRECPLAQLMDSETDMVRQIRALDSDMQTLVYENYNKFISATDTIRKMKNDFRKMEDEMDRLATNMAVITNFSARISATLQDRHERITKLAGVHALLRKLQFLFELPSRLTKCVELGAYGQAVRYQGRARAVLQQYQHLPSFRAIQDDCQVITARLAQQLRQRFREGCSGAPEQAECVELLLALGEPAEELCEEFLAHARGRLEEELSSLETELGPSPPAPDVLEFTDRGGSGFVGGLCQVAAAYQELFAAQGPTGAEKLAAFARELGGRYFVLVERRLAQEQGGSDNSLLVRALDRFHRRLLAPGALLAAAGLSESATEIVERVARERLSHHLQGLRAAFLSCLTDVRQALAAPRLAGKEGPSLAELLASVASSILSHIKASLASVHLFTAKEVSFSNKPYFRGEFCSQGVREGLIVGFIRSMCQTAQSFCDSPGEKGGASPPALLLLLSRLCLDYETATISYILTLTDEQFLVQDQSPVTPVSTLCAEARETARRLLTHYVKVQGLVISQMLRKSVETRDWLSTLEPRNVRAVMKRVVEDTTAIDVQVGLLYEEGVRKAQSSDSSKRTFSVYSSSRQQGRYAPSYTPSAPMDTNLLSNIQKLFSERIDVFSPVEFNKVSVLTGIIKISLKTLLECVRLRTFGRFGLQQVQVDCHFLQLYLWRFVADEELVHLLLDEVVASAALRCPDPVPMEPSVVEVICERG